One window from the genome of Engraulis encrasicolus isolate BLACKSEA-1 chromosome 16, IST_EnEncr_1.0, whole genome shotgun sequence encodes:
- the znf622 gene encoding cytoplasmic 60S subunit biogenesis factor ZNF622, with translation MSYTCISCRVAFADGEVQRAHYKTDWHRYNLKRKVADMPPVTAENFQERVLAQRAAAEQQQHQLDHGSGQTCLTCNKHFSSANAYTNHMQSNKHQQAEKRALAAAQASVQRMNEKNLEKGAELDKDAQNAALQQALRDQQRHTPSKATASATPAEKKDRTRPDKPPRLQWFEEQAKKIAKEEGEEEEEEEWEDVDGDDAGNDDEDMGEEEEEDDADEEEMEQGSSAGSEKPEALPGSIPVTDCLFCKHHSRSLTMNVAHMTKIHSFYLPDLEYLVNLRGFIAYLGEKVGVGKVCLWCNEKGRSFYSTEAVQKHMVDKSHCKLFTDGDAALEFADFYDFRSSYPDAGDGDDVEMRDGELPDDKNMEYDDDTLELTLPSGAKIGHRSLMRYYKQKFGNQRAVVLAHNQKAVGRVLRQYRALGWGGDAGKAGSLQRPKDMQYVQRMKSRWQLKMGMNNNAVKQSHFRCQVMF, from the exons ATGTCTTACACCTGTATCAGCTGTCGGGTGGCGTTCGCCGACGGCGAGGTTCAGCGAGCACACTACAAGACGGACTGGCACCGCTACAACCTGAAGCGCAAGGTGGCCGACATGCCGCCCGTCACCGCTGAGAACTTCCAGGAGCGCGTGCTGGCGCAGCGGGCGGCAGCCGAGCAACAGCAGCACCAGCTGGACCACGGCAGCGGGCAGACCTGCCTCACCTGCAACAAGCACTTCAGCAGCGCCAACGCCTACACCAACCACATGCAGTCCAACAAACACCAGCAGGCCGAGAAGCGAGCGCTGGCTGCGGCCCAG GCGAGTGTCCAGCGAATGAACGAGAAGAACCTGGAGAAGGGGGCGGAGCTGGATAAGGATGCCCAGAATGCAGCGCTGCAGCAAGCGCTGAGAGACCAGCAAAGACACACACCGTCCAAGGCCACCGCCTCCGCCACACCTGCAGAGAAGAAGGACCGGACGCGCCCAGATAAACCCCCACGGCTACAGTGGTTTGAGGAGCAAGCCAAGAAGATTgcaaaagaggaaggagaggaggaggaggaag AAGAGTGGGAAGATGTTGACGGCGATGATGCTGGTAACGATGATGAAgacatgggagaggaggaggaagaggatgatgctGACGAAGAGGAGATGGAGCAGGGGTCGTCGGCGGGGTCAGAGAAGCCCGAGGCGTTGCCGGGCTCCATTCCGGTGACAGACTGCCTGTTCTGCAAACACCACTCGCGCTCCCTCACCATGAACGTGGCCCACATGACCAAAATACACAGCTTCTACCTGCCAGACCTGGAGTACCTCGTGAACCTCAGGGGCTTCATCGCATACCTGG GTGAGAAGGTTGGCGTGGGTAAGGTGTGTCTGTGGTGTAATGAGAAGGGGAGGTCCTTCTACTCCACGGAGGCCGTGCAGAAACACATGGTGGACAAGAGCCACTGCAAACTCTTCACAGACGGAGACGCCGCACTGGAGTTCGCAGACTTCTACGACTTCAG GAGTAGCTACCCGGACGCTGGAGATGGAGACGACGTGGAGATGAGGGATGGCGAGCTGCCCGACGACAAGAACATGGAGTATGATGATGACACGCTGGAACTGACCCTgccctcag GTGCTAAGATCGGCCATCGCTCCCTGATGCGGTACTACAAGCAGAAGTTTGGCAACCAGAGGGCCGTGGTGCTGGCCCATAACCAGAAGGCAGTGGGCCGGGTCCTGAGGCAGTACCGGGCCCTGGGCTGGGGAGGAGACGCAG GTAAAGCGGGCTCTCTGCAGAGGCCTAAGGACATGCAGTATGTGCAGCGCATGAAGTCCAGATGGCAGCTGAAGATGGGCATGAACAACAACGCCGTCAAGCAGAGCCACTTCAGGTGCCAGGTCATGTTCTAG